In the genome of Nocardia sp. NBC_00416, one region contains:
- a CDS encoding TIGR02678 family protein, protein MSQLANQLVIAEREEIAHGIRRLLAEPLITERAAPLEFDVIRRRREPIAKWFDYYTGWALVVEPRLGYARLIKVRCATDPTRPARRLRSSRAEFDRRRYVLLCVVAAELFTAPVTTIGLLAGRVRAATTEDPVLANFDSSSRAERMAFVDVVRFLESLGVLDTIDGTADAFLDSDKAKVLFRVDTTLLLRLPATPVGPSRLAVPADEVPLHFGDILTELTRERRYGLAGERPGRHADPGGYSDAQRNLWLRHTVFRRLVDDPVVYFDDLTAEERAYLASPTGRQLLRRAADQGGFVLEERAEGILLVDPEAIATDTKFPDDSGTAKVAALLLLDGMYGPATEEQLQRKAAEILTRFPRWAKNYRGDDGARQLAGDAVAVLISFGLARRSTAGLVTPLPAAARYRVDRIRSTESSEDTP, encoded by the coding sequence ATGAGTCAACTCGCCAACCAGCTGGTGATCGCCGAGCGCGAGGAAATCGCGCACGGTATCCGCCGCTTGCTCGCCGAACCGCTGATCACCGAACGCGCCGCCCCACTGGAATTCGATGTGATCCGCCGGCGGCGCGAGCCGATCGCGAAATGGTTCGACTACTACACCGGCTGGGCGCTAGTGGTGGAACCCCGCCTGGGTTATGCCCGGTTGATCAAGGTGCGCTGCGCCACCGACCCGACCCGCCCGGCGCGCCGGCTCCGTTCGAGCCGTGCGGAGTTCGACCGCCGCCGCTATGTCCTGCTGTGTGTGGTGGCAGCCGAATTGTTCACCGCACCGGTGACCACGATCGGGCTGCTCGCCGGCCGGGTGCGTGCCGCTACCACCGAAGACCCGGTGCTGGCGAATTTCGACAGCAGCAGCCGCGCGGAGCGGATGGCATTCGTGGACGTGGTGCGCTTTCTCGAGTCGCTGGGTGTGCTGGATACGATCGACGGCACGGCCGACGCCTTCCTGGACTCCGATAAGGCGAAGGTCCTGTTCCGGGTCGACACCACCCTGCTGCTGCGGCTCCCGGCCACGCCGGTAGGACCGTCCCGGCTGGCCGTGCCCGCGGACGAGGTGCCCTTGCATTTCGGGGATATCCTCACCGAACTCACCCGGGAACGGCGGTACGGCCTCGCGGGCGAGCGGCCGGGCCGCCACGCCGATCCGGGCGGGTACTCGGACGCCCAACGCAACCTGTGGCTACGGCACACGGTATTCCGCCGCCTGGTCGACGACCCGGTCGTCTACTTCGACGACCTCACCGCCGAGGAACGCGCCTACCTCGCCTCACCCACCGGCCGGCAGCTGCTCCGCCGCGCCGCGGATCAGGGCGGTTTCGTCCTGGAGGAGCGCGCTGAGGGAATTCTGCTGGTGGATCCGGAGGCGATCGCGACCGATACCAAATTCCCGGACGACTCCGGCACCGCCAAGGTCGCCGCCCTGCTGCTCCTCGATGGAATGTACGGTCCGGCGACCGAAGAACAGCTCCAGCGCAAGGCAGCCGAGATCCTGACCAGGTTCCCCCGCTGGGCGAAAAATTATCGCGGTGACGACGGTGCCCGGCAGTTGGCCGGCGATGCCGTCGCGGTGCTGATCTCGTTCGGACTCGCCCGCCGTTCCACCGCAGGCCTGGTGACACCGCTACCCGCCGCGGCGCGATACCGGGTCGACCGAATCCGCTCGACCGAGAGCAGTGAGGACACGCCGTGA
- a CDS encoding DEAD/DEAH box helicase, whose translation MGALLPTLQANRLREGLTDYLATTFALTDPDTQAALTDFVGDAKDGMFKGPYVRLRLPFAPARGNWGMHLDWLPDEFVPYGHQAKAFERLSTKFQARPQPTLVTTGTGSGKTESFLIPILDHVVRAKKQGLAGMKALIIYPMNALANDQEQRLARLISAHPELSGVTAGLYTGEQSSGGRTLVSAEGLITDRRLMHDSPPDILLTNYKMLDHLLLRPDRAAIWRQSAESLQYVVLDEFHTYDGAQGTDVAMLLRRLGLAVKSYWTESSQVADEDRARPLGQITPVATSATLGGGGEPTAMLEFAHTVFGEVFGEDSLVGETRVELRDWLADRDAGLDRRYVPIAPSAEQAVDDLDAFSSRSPNNAYLAAAVLATLFERTGDEHPTFAELAAELRRLDETEQLDLLKKHHWFARLLDRSTEAISLAELAARTLSVSSAERDNQRGRAIRQRYLDYVFAALSHLRAEIGRSALNVDVHLWIRELSRIDREVSANTRFRWADDGDTESGGAEYAPALFCRHCGRSGWGVRLAPTGYALDPDQSSVRTQHLSGNARIRALISAPVEAEQDPPVQDLRWLRIEDREVGDEVPDPESTEVLEGRVLPVLVLHGPAADDDSTKDVCPACNTADGIRFLGSAVATQLSVALSTMYGDAELDADEKKALMFTDSVQDAAHRAGFVQARSHTLSLRSTLRNALGERVTGAELLTLTELCDAVIDRAGDDPTRRYHLLAPDIVERDEFEAFWQLEATAAKRREATKKVRRRVQFDIDLEFGLQSRLGRTLELTGSVVAEVDLGSPGRVARLGAHALDNTEYQLTLADIDAAAISRWVRGTVERMRIQGAIRHTWLDEYVRHDANRRWVWGGRPRKARNEGMPAFPKGRPAPAFPAVGARAVPEGFDAITAPSSWYALWASRCLGVAPFDGGFLARSLFAVLTDERILTTVTTEKALTAYQLSEDGIRVGAPSLEDLEAGRHLLVCGVCQTQNPGTAAVVDQLDGAPCLLSRCPGTLHRAPRSGNFYRGLYDRSEMKRVVAREHTSLLPPKLRQDYETKFKQRSVDPTAPNVLVATPTLEMGIDIGDLSTVMLGSLPRTVASYLQRCGRAGRLTGNSLILAFVRGRGEHLPKLYDPTSVISGEVRPPATFLTAEEILQRQYIAHIVDQLARRPGAQDPIEARAVLGSFDEGTWMAGLIGLADLKADELVEGFLDQFGSLLPEAPRETLRTWAAPTELGEPSAMVRQLREAVHRWNLDVTEITERRTAVDAALPEFEQRANSPAATDDDKRDLRSARATLRLLGKHLHDLTREHWVGVLERYGILPNYTLLDDSVTLDVGITWFDPESKEYQGDTESYRRGARVALTELAPGSTFYAQGLAVKIDAVDLGAGEANIQLWRMCPQCGWAGSSVAAESAPPPSRCPRCGTAAIADVSQQLQVVEMAKVSAEVRRDEAAITDARDERQREMYAVVTAADIDPDTIARRWFATEYDFGAEYLRRIDIRWLNLGRRTSQGGRRTIAGSEITTGLFRVCSGCGQLDRVAGRNDPHEHRSWCRYRKAATEDHVREIALARTLRTQAVLLHVPAFLRYDSFAYPSLSAAILLGLRQVIGGSPEHLDVVAITDALYNRNQQALLIHDTVPGGTGYLAEFADPEKVWAALRAAREVLHKCSCADEARLACHNCLLPFTTPHELDKVSRRTAAKILDFILGAQEADPVWETWRESIVEETPAKPAASSESPLEREFYIAFLNRLRTLGATIKETPGTYANKATITVPGRKIRTWTLTPQVQMGNSVPDFELKTTDPEIPVIAVFADGYAYHATAENNRIADDARKRAILRSGGVMVWSFGYEDLQRFTGQKKQVAPSWHLDNLAKLTMKQGNLRPAVFDLVKSDPITQLLYFMDEPELEAWSTVGRWLPLMFMRDSRHKGDSDELANWALNLLDDANAQISAGQYACWSYTDGPLAVTAALRTDNGTGAAVLLLDDRDDGRAVDRRSAWQEWLRLSNWFGLYDAHLVTSRNLLTDETPTPTTTTEADTSDLSPQWQALYADSISDRERSLIRELASAGTPLPSQGFETDDGEVIDIAWPGPRVGVLFDDVAAAADTIADQGWTICGPEIAPIMAALTANGVM comes from the coding sequence GTGGGGGCTCTCCTACCGACCTTGCAGGCCAACCGGCTGCGTGAAGGTTTGACCGATTACCTGGCGACCACCTTCGCGCTCACCGACCCGGATACCCAGGCCGCGCTCACCGATTTCGTCGGCGACGCCAAGGACGGCATGTTCAAGGGCCCCTACGTCCGGTTACGTCTGCCCTTCGCCCCGGCCCGCGGCAACTGGGGTATGCACCTGGATTGGCTGCCGGACGAGTTCGTACCCTACGGCCATCAGGCCAAGGCATTCGAGCGTTTGTCGACCAAGTTCCAGGCACGCCCCCAGCCGACACTGGTGACCACCGGCACTGGTTCCGGTAAGACGGAATCGTTCCTCATCCCGATCCTCGATCATGTCGTGCGCGCCAAGAAACAGGGCCTCGCGGGGATGAAGGCGCTGATCATTTATCCGATGAATGCGCTGGCCAACGATCAGGAACAGCGGCTGGCGCGGCTGATCAGCGCGCATCCGGAGCTGTCGGGTGTCACCGCGGGCCTGTACACCGGTGAACAGAGCTCCGGCGGGCGCACTCTGGTCTCGGCAGAGGGTTTGATCACGGATCGGCGGCTGATGCACGATTCGCCGCCGGATATCTTGCTCACCAACTACAAGATGCTCGATCATCTGCTGCTGCGCCCCGACCGTGCCGCGATATGGCGGCAGTCGGCGGAATCGCTGCAGTATGTGGTGCTCGACGAGTTCCACACCTACGACGGCGCTCAGGGCACCGATGTCGCGATGCTGCTGCGTCGTCTCGGGCTGGCCGTGAAATCGTATTGGACCGAATCGTCACAGGTCGCCGACGAAGACCGGGCACGGCCCCTGGGGCAGATCACGCCGGTGGCCACCTCCGCGACCCTCGGCGGTGGGGGCGAACCGACCGCCATGCTCGAGTTCGCGCACACCGTGTTCGGTGAGGTGTTCGGGGAAGATTCGCTTGTCGGGGAAACTCGGGTCGAGCTGCGGGACTGGCTGGCGGATCGCGATGCCGGGCTCGATCGCCGCTATGTCCCGATCGCCCCGTCCGCGGAGCAGGCGGTCGACGACCTCGACGCCTTCAGCAGCCGCTCCCCCAACAACGCGTATCTCGCGGCCGCGGTCCTCGCGACTCTATTCGAGCGCACCGGCGACGAGCACCCCACTTTCGCGGAGCTGGCCGCCGAACTGCGCCGCCTCGACGAGACCGAACAGCTGGATCTGCTGAAGAAGCACCACTGGTTCGCCCGGCTACTCGATCGCTCGACCGAGGCCATCTCCTTGGCCGAGCTGGCCGCGAGAACCTTGTCCGTGTCGTCGGCGGAACGCGATAACCAACGCGGCCGGGCGATCCGGCAACGGTACCTGGACTATGTTTTCGCGGCGCTCTCCCATCTGCGGGCCGAGATCGGACGTTCGGCGCTGAATGTCGATGTGCATCTGTGGATCCGGGAGCTGTCCCGGATCGATCGGGAGGTTTCGGCCAACACTCGGTTCCGCTGGGCCGATGACGGCGATACCGAGAGCGGCGGTGCCGAGTATGCGCCGGCGCTGTTCTGCAGGCATTGCGGACGCTCCGGCTGGGGTGTGCGGCTGGCACCCACCGGGTACGCGCTGGACCCGGACCAGTCTTCCGTCCGCACCCAGCACCTCTCCGGCAATGCCAGGATCCGTGCCTTGATCTCCGCTCCGGTCGAAGCGGAGCAGGACCCGCCGGTGCAGGATCTGCGGTGGCTGCGCATCGAGGACCGTGAGGTCGGCGACGAGGTACCGGATCCGGAGAGCACGGAGGTGCTGGAGGGGCGAGTGCTGCCTGTCCTCGTATTGCACGGGCCCGCGGCCGACGACGATTCCACGAAGGATGTGTGCCCGGCCTGTAATACGGCCGACGGGATCCGGTTTCTCGGTAGCGCGGTCGCCACCCAGCTCTCGGTGGCACTGTCGACCATGTACGGGGATGCCGAACTGGACGCCGACGAGAAGAAGGCGCTCATGTTCACCGACAGCGTGCAGGACGCCGCGCATCGCGCGGGTTTCGTCCAGGCCCGCTCGCACACGTTGAGCCTTCGGTCCACGTTGCGAAACGCGCTGGGCGAAAGGGTCACCGGAGCAGAATTGCTCACACTCACCGAACTGTGTGACGCGGTGATCGACCGAGCGGGCGACGACCCGACCCGGCGATACCACCTGCTCGCGCCCGATATCGTCGAGCGCGACGAGTTCGAGGCGTTCTGGCAGCTCGAGGCGACCGCGGCCAAGCGCCGGGAGGCGACGAAGAAGGTCCGGCGCCGGGTGCAGTTCGATATCGACCTGGAATTCGGACTGCAATCGCGACTCGGCCGCACCCTCGAGCTCACCGGGAGCGTGGTCGCCGAGGTCGATCTCGGCTCGCCGGGCAGAGTGGCCCGGCTGGGCGCCCACGCGCTCGACAACACCGAATACCAGTTGACGCTGGCGGATATCGACGCAGCGGCGATCAGCCGATGGGTCCGGGGCACGGTCGAACGGATGCGGATCCAAGGCGCGATCCGGCATACCTGGCTCGACGAATACGTTCGGCACGACGCCAACCGCCGCTGGGTATGGGGCGGCCGGCCGCGAAAAGCGCGCAATGAGGGTATGCCCGCATTTCCCAAGGGCCGCCCCGCTCCCGCATTTCCGGCAGTCGGTGCCCGCGCCGTTCCGGAGGGATTCGACGCGATCACTGCGCCTTCGTCGTGGTATGCACTGTGGGCGTCCCGGTGTCTCGGTGTCGCACCGTTCGACGGCGGATTCCTGGCCCGCTCACTGTTCGCCGTCCTCACCGACGAGCGCATCCTCACCACCGTCACCACCGAGAAAGCGCTCACCGCCTACCAACTGAGCGAGGACGGCATCCGGGTCGGCGCGCCGAGCCTGGAGGATCTCGAGGCGGGCCGGCACCTGCTGGTCTGCGGTGTCTGCCAGACACAGAATCCGGGTACCGCCGCAGTGGTCGATCAACTCGACGGAGCGCCGTGCCTGCTCAGCCGCTGCCCGGGCACCCTGCACCGCGCCCCGAGATCCGGCAACTTCTATCGCGGCCTCTACGACCGCTCGGAGATGAAGCGGGTGGTGGCGCGCGAGCACACCTCGCTGCTGCCGCCCAAGTTGCGCCAGGACTATGAGACCAAATTCAAGCAGCGCAGTGTCGACCCCACAGCACCCAACGTCCTGGTCGCCACGCCCACCCTCGAAATGGGTATCGATATCGGTGATCTGTCGACGGTCATGCTCGGCTCGCTGCCGCGTACTGTCGCCTCGTATCTGCAGCGGTGCGGCCGGGCCGGGCGTCTCACCGGCAATTCGCTCATCCTGGCCTTCGTCCGCGGGCGCGGCGAGCATCTGCCGAAACTGTACGATCCGACCTCGGTCATCTCGGGCGAGGTCCGTCCACCCGCGACCTTCCTCACCGCAGAGGAAATCCTGCAACGGCAGTACATCGCACATATCGTCGACCAGTTGGCGCGGCGGCCCGGCGCCCAGGATCCGATCGAGGCCCGCGCGGTCCTCGGCAGTTTCGACGAAGGCACGTGGATGGCCGGACTGATCGGACTGGCCGATCTGAAAGCCGACGAACTCGTCGAGGGCTTCCTGGACCAGTTCGGCAGCCTACTCCCAGAGGCACCCCGCGAGACGTTACGCACTTGGGCGGCACCGACAGAGCTGGGCGAGCCCAGCGCGATGGTTCGTCAACTGCGCGAAGCCGTGCACCGGTGGAACCTCGACGTCACCGAGATCACCGAGCGCCGGACGGCGGTCGACGCCGCGCTCCCCGAGTTCGAGCAGCGCGCCAACTCCCCCGCGGCCACCGACGACGACAAACGCGATCTGCGCTCGGCCCGGGCGACCTTGCGTCTGCTCGGCAAACACCTCCACGACCTCACTCGGGAACACTGGGTCGGCGTACTCGAACGCTACGGAATCCTGCCCAACTACACGCTCCTCGACGATTCGGTGACCTTGGATGTGGGCATCACCTGGTTCGATCCGGAGAGCAAGGAGTACCAGGGTGATACGGAGAGTTACCGCCGCGGCGCCCGGGTCGCGCTGACCGAACTGGCACCCGGTTCCACCTTCTACGCACAGGGCCTGGCGGTGAAGATCGACGCAGTCGACCTGGGCGCGGGCGAAGCGAATATCCAGCTCTGGCGGATGTGCCCGCAATGCGGCTGGGCGGGCAGCAGCGTGGCCGCGGAGAGCGCACCACCGCCGAGCCGATGCCCACGCTGCGGCACCGCAGCCATCGCCGATGTGAGCCAGCAGTTGCAGGTGGTGGAGATGGCGAAGGTGTCGGCGGAAGTGCGTCGCGACGAGGCCGCGATCACCGATGCCCGCGACGAACGCCAACGCGAAATGTATGCCGTGGTCACCGCAGCCGATATCGACCCGGACACTATCGCCCGCCGCTGGTTCGCCACCGAATACGACTTCGGCGCGGAATATCTGCGCCGGATCGATATCCGCTGGCTCAACCTCGGCAGGCGCACGTCGCAGGGCGGGCGGCGCACCATCGCCGGATCCGAGATCACCACGGGGCTTTTCCGCGTCTGCTCGGGCTGCGGACAGCTCGATCGCGTTGCCGGTCGTAACGATCCGCACGAACACCGCAGCTGGTGCAGGTACCGCAAGGCCGCCACCGAGGACCACGTCCGCGAGATCGCCCTGGCGCGCACACTCCGCACCCAGGCCGTGCTTCTGCACGTACCGGCCTTCCTGCGCTACGACTCGTTCGCCTACCCCAGCCTGAGCGCGGCGATCCTGCTCGGGCTGCGCCAGGTGATCGGCGGATCACCGGAGCATCTGGATGTCGTCGCCATCACCGATGCCCTGTACAACCGCAACCAGCAGGCCCTGCTCATCCACGACACCGTGCCCGGCGGAACCGGCTACCTCGCCGAATTCGCCGATCCGGAGAAGGTGTGGGCGGCGCTGCGCGCTGCCCGGGAAGTCCTGCACAAGTGTTCCTGCGCCGACGAAGCGCGGCTGGCCTGCCACAACTGTCTGCTGCCGTTCACCACACCGCACGAGCTCGACAAGGTCTCCCGCAGAACCGCGGCCAAGATCCTCGACTTCATCCTGGGCGCACAGGAGGCGGACCCCGTATGGGAGACGTGGCGGGAATCGATCGTCGAAGAGACACCGGCGAAACCGGCGGCGAGCTCGGAGTCTCCACTCGAGCGGGAGTTCTACATCGCCTTCCTGAACCGATTGCGCACCCTCGGGGCCACCATCAAAGAGACACCCGGCACTTACGCCAACAAGGCCACGATCACCGTCCCCGGTAGGAAGATTCGCACCTGGACGCTCACCCCGCAGGTCCAGATGGGCAACAGTGTGCCCGATTTCGAGCTGAAGACGACCGATCCGGAGATCCCGGTGATCGCAGTGTTCGCCGACGGGTACGCCTATCACGCCACGGCAGAAAACAACCGGATCGCTGACGATGCCCGTAAACGAGCGATTCTGCGGTCGGGTGGAGTTATGGTCTGGTCGTTCGGTTACGAGGACCTGCAACGGTTCACCGGGCAGAAGAAGCAGGTCGCGCCATCGTGGCATCTGGACAATCTGGCCAAACTCACTATGAAACAGGGCAATCTCCGGCCCGCGGTATTCGACCTCGTCAAGTCCGACCCGATCACCCAGCTGCTCTACTTCATGGACGAACCCGAACTCGAAGCATGGTCCACCGTCGGCCGCTGGTTGCCGTTGATGTTCATGCGCGACAGCCGCCACAAGGGTGACAGCGACGAACTGGCGAACTGGGCCCTGAATCTGCTCGACGACGCGAACGCGCAGATATCGGCAGGCCAGTACGCCTGCTGGTCCTACACCGACGGACCTCTGGCCGTCACCGCCGCCCTGCGCACGGACAACGGCACGGGTGCCGCGGTGCTGCTGCTCGACGACCGCGACGACGGGCGCGCGGTCGACCGGCGATCCGCCTGGCAGGAATGGCTGCGGCTGTCGAACTGGTTCGGGTTGTACGACGCCCACCTCGTCACCAGCCGTAATCTGCTGACCGATGAGACGCCCACGCCGACGACAACCACCGAGGCCGATACCTCCGACCTGAGCCCACAGTGGCAAGCCCTGTACGCCGACAGCATCTCCGATCGAGAGCGATCTCTCATCCGCGAGCTGGCGTCGGCCGGAACACCTCTCCCCTCACAGGGTTTCGAGACAGACGACGGGGAAGTCATCGATATCGCCTGGCCGGGGCCACGTGTCGGTGTGCTGTTCGATGATGTGGCGGCAGCCGCCGATACGATTGCCGACCAAGGGTGGACCATCTGTGGACCGGAGATCGCGCCGATCATGGCGGCCCTGACTGCGAACGGAGTGATGTGA
- a CDS encoding TIGR02677 family protein — MEPIRVPPEMFRFTSGDRAGLYVSVLHAFAEANDRLETTLGIDDVRARLRSVGRLEPIDDDTLTAALDQLREWKLLGVIQNHAENYRTAVEYERRNLLYSVTRQGEAAFAGVVHAMTMLASSGALQTAVLDAIADRLADLSRELDSGSDRRVYTALTELESHLEALRGNTKQFNGELQRLLRAEGVDFTVFHEVKGATVAYLEEFFTNLEFRSGTIASRVRLIEDYGVTQMHQRALRGAELPQLGGADPHAAWLTQRRARWDGIRAWFLPEDGTEPRIEQLRDVGRKAVVSLLQVLDRITESRRRSSNAIADFRELARWFTVLPDRDDLNRLWSTAFGLSPARHAHLAHPDPELVSSSESWNTAPAVEVSPLLRSAGRTERIGRTAALRDIAAVRAARAARAAAERAQLEAAWDMLDTGGVVRLSAFDALDHDVFERLLDLLGRALGASPTSDGARRGRTSDGRVEIVLHPPPDGATATLTTPHGVFRGPDYLVEVSAPGSPARRSEATG; from the coding sequence ATGGAACCGATCCGCGTACCTCCCGAAATGTTCCGATTCACCAGCGGTGATCGGGCGGGCCTGTACGTGTCTGTATTGCATGCCTTCGCCGAGGCGAACGACCGGCTGGAGACAACCCTCGGAATCGACGATGTACGAGCACGCCTGCGATCGGTGGGCCGGCTCGAACCGATCGACGACGACACCTTGACCGCGGCTCTCGACCAGCTGCGTGAATGGAAACTGCTGGGCGTCATCCAGAATCACGCGGAGAACTACCGTACGGCCGTCGAATACGAGCGGCGTAATCTGCTGTACTCGGTGACCCGTCAGGGTGAGGCCGCATTCGCCGGCGTGGTCCACGCGATGACCATGCTCGCCTCCTCTGGTGCGCTGCAGACCGCCGTCCTGGATGCGATCGCCGACCGGCTGGCCGATCTGTCGCGAGAACTCGACTCCGGCTCGGACCGCCGGGTCTACACGGCGTTGACCGAACTGGAGTCGCACCTGGAGGCATTGCGTGGCAACACCAAGCAGTTCAACGGCGAACTACAGCGGCTGTTGCGCGCCGAGGGCGTAGATTTCACCGTCTTCCATGAGGTAAAAGGCGCCACGGTCGCTTACCTCGAGGAATTCTTCACCAACCTGGAATTCCGGTCCGGCACCATCGCGTCCCGAGTCCGGCTGATCGAAGACTACGGCGTGACACAGATGCATCAGCGTGCCCTGCGCGGGGCCGAACTGCCGCAGCTGGGCGGTGCGGATCCGCATGCGGCCTGGCTGACGCAACGCCGGGCACGCTGGGACGGGATCCGCGCGTGGTTCCTTCCGGAAGACGGCACCGAACCACGGATCGAGCAGTTACGTGATGTCGGCCGGAAGGCGGTCGTCAGCTTGTTGCAGGTGCTCGACCGGATCACCGAATCTCGGCGCCGCTCGAGCAATGCGATCGCCGATTTCCGTGAGCTGGCCCGCTGGTTCACAGTGCTCCCGGACCGGGACGACCTGAACAGGTTGTGGTCCACTGCTTTCGGATTGTCCCCTGCCCGGCACGCGCACCTCGCGCATCCCGACCCCGAGCTGGTGAGTTCGAGCGAATCCTGGAATACCGCGCCGGCGGTGGAAGTATCGCCGCTGCTGCGGTCGGCCGGGCGTACCGAACGCATCGGCCGGACCGCCGCACTGCGGGATATCGCCGCCGTCCGAGCGGCCCGCGCCGCTCGCGCCGCCGCCGAACGTGCGCAGCTCGAAGCGGCCTGGGACATGCTCGACACCGGTGGCGTGGTCCGGCTGTCGGCCTTCGACGCGCTGGACCACGACGTTTTCGAACGACTGCTGGATCTCCTCGGTCGGGCGCTGGGCGCATCTCCCACATCCGACGGCGCCCGGCGCGGCCGGACCAGCGACGGCCGGGTCGAGATCGTGTTACATCCGCCGCCGGACGGGGCCACCGCGACCTTGACCACTCCGCACGGAGTGTTCCGTGGTCCCGACTATCTCGTGGAAGTCTCCGCACCAGGCTCCCCCGCGCGGCGAAGCGAAGCAACCGGATGA
- a CDS encoding TIGR02679 family protein, translating to MHRLSPDLQPVWEVLHRRISEGRPVHRIKVGPLTDAQRTAVADLLGDVRLPGEYWSIGLSRLDDVLFDRIGCDGRTVVEQLLGPVGNRAAERSAAAAERSALWEWLAGHDVIRAQPVLGAWAAAMRRAGLVGGSVERTRQELDCALRVLRAIPATGSPLPVFAESTVGDPHALDEGNRLQTMIVRALTILYDRELPTGAAELRQLWACAGISDDELSSTVLLAGVPVHGATGPVPEILRTCARTGTAAVLTLQQLRRTPRWPAAAERVFVVENPSILAMALQRFGDRCPPMICISGWPSSAAVELLRQAADAGAGLWYHGDFDGDGLRIAANLVARLGARPWRMSSADYLAAFVPEGPPVGRVEPVPWDPELAGHMVRLGRAVPEERVADTLFSDIAP from the coding sequence GTGCACCGCCTGTCACCCGACCTGCAGCCAGTGTGGGAAGTGCTGCATCGGCGGATATCCGAGGGGCGTCCGGTGCACCGGATCAAAGTCGGTCCGTTGACCGACGCGCAGCGCACCGCGGTCGCCGACCTGCTCGGGGACGTCAGGCTACCCGGCGAGTACTGGTCGATCGGTCTTTCGCGCCTGGACGATGTGCTGTTCGACAGGATCGGATGCGATGGGCGGACCGTTGTCGAACAATTGCTCGGCCCGGTCGGCAACCGGGCCGCCGAGCGCAGTGCGGCGGCCGCGGAGCGATCCGCGCTGTGGGAGTGGCTCGCCGGGCACGACGTCATCCGCGCCCAGCCCGTACTGGGCGCGTGGGCCGCAGCCATGCGGCGGGCCGGTCTGGTAGGCGGATCGGTCGAGCGGACCAGGCAGGAATTGGACTGTGCGCTGCGGGTCCTGCGTGCAATCCCCGCCACCGGCTCGCCGCTGCCGGTGTTCGCCGAATCGACGGTGGGTGACCCGCACGCCTTGGACGAAGGCAACCGGCTGCAGACGATGATCGTTCGCGCGCTGACAATTCTGTACGACCGGGAGCTTCCCACCGGCGCCGCTGAACTCCGTCAGCTGTGGGCCTGCGCGGGTATCAGTGACGACGAGCTGTCCTCGACAGTGCTACTGGCCGGTGTCCCGGTGCACGGTGCGACCGGGCCGGTCCCCGAAATTCTGCGTACCTGTGCCCGCACGGGTACCGCGGCCGTCCTGACATTGCAACAGCTGCGGCGCACACCGCGGTGGCCGGCGGCGGCCGAGCGGGTGTTCGTGGTGGAGAATCCCAGCATTCTGGCTATGGCGCTGCAACGTTTCGGAGACCGCTGCCCGCCGATGATCTGCATATCCGGGTGGCCGAGCAGCGCCGCGGTGGAGTTGCTCCGGCAAGCCGCGGATGCCGGCGCCGGCCTGTGGTACCACGGTGATTTCGACGGTGACGGGTTGCGGATCGCCGCCAATCTCGTAGCCCGGCTGGGTGCGCGGCCCTGGCGGATGTCCAGCGCGGATTACCTGGCGGCGTTCGTCCCGGAGGGCCCGCCCGTGGGCAGGGTCGAGCCCGTGCCGTGGGATCCGGAGCTGGCCGGCCATATGGTCCGGCTGGGGCGTGCGGTACCGGAGGAACGAGTCGCGGACACGTTGTTCTCCGATATCGCCCCGTAA